A single region of the Brassica rapa cultivar Chiifu-401-42 chromosome A03, CAAS_Brap_v3.01, whole genome shotgun sequence genome encodes:
- the LOC103861192 gene encoding leucine-rich repeat receptor-like serine/threonine-protein kinase BAM3, translating to MADNIFTFFLILSSVSLFFCSSSSSSLNLSLIRQAKVLVSLKQSFDSYDPSLDSWNIPNFISLCSWTGVSCDSLNQSITRLDISNLNISGTLSPEILKLTSLEFLNISNNAFERELAPLDFSQMTQLTTLDAYDNNLNGSLPLSLTKLNQLDYLDLGGNYFNGEIPRSYGGFLRLTLLSLYGNDLTGRIPSELGNITTLQKLYLGYYNDFHGGIPSDLGRLINLVHLDLANCSLKGSIPGELGNLKNLEILYLQTNALTGSVPRELGNMTSLKTLDLSNNFLEGEIPLELSGLQRLQLFNLFFNRLHGEIPEFVSHLPDLEVLKLWHNNFTGKIPVNLGTNGKLIEIDLSTNKLTGLIPESLCFGRNLKILILFNNFLFGPLPEDLGQCETLWRFRLGQNFLTGKLPKGLIYLPNVSLLELQNNFLTGEVPEEEEGSVGLSSLTQINLSNNRLTGPIPSSIRNLRSLQILLLGSNRFTGQIPGEIGSLKGLLKIDMSRNNFSGKLPQEIGDCQSLTYLDLSHNQLSGQIPVQISQVRILNYLNVSWNSLNQTIPAELGYLKSLTSADFSHNNFSGSVPTSGQFYYFNNTSFLGNPFLCGYSSNPCNGSQNQSQSQLLNQKNSNSHGENSAKFKLLLGLGLLGFFLVFIVLAVVKNWRMRRNSSNLWKLIGFQQLGFRSEHIVECVKENNVIGKGGAGIVYKGLMPNGEEVAVKKLLSISKTSSHDNGLSAEIQTLGRIRHRNIVRLLAFCSNKDVNLLVYEYMPNGSLGEVLHGKAGVFLKWETRLQIALEAAKGLCYLHHDCSPLIIHRDVKSNNILLGPDFEAHVADFGLAKFMLQDNGASECMSSVAGSYGYIAPEYAYTLRIDEKSDVYSFGVVLLELITGRKPVDKFGEEGIDIVQWSKIQTNCNRQGVVKIIDQRLSNVPLGEAMELFFVAMLCVQEHSVERPTMREVVQMISQAKQPNTF from the exons ATGGCAGACAATATATTCACTTTCTTCCTAATCTTGTCATCAGTCTCTCTTTTCTTCTGTTCTTCTTCGAGTtcatctcttaatctctcactAATCAGACAAGCCAAAGTCCTTGTCTCTCTAAAGCAAAGCTTTGATTCTTATGATCCTTCTCTTGATTCATGGAACATTCCAAATTTcatctctctttgttcttggaCTGGTGTTTCTTGTGACAGCTTGAACCAGTCCATTACTCGTCTCGACATCTCTAACCTCAACATCTCCGGCACTCTCTCGCCAGAGATCCTCAAGCTGACGAGCCTAGAGTTCTTAAACATCTCCAACAACGCCTTTGAAAGAGAGCTTGCGCCACTCGATTTCAGCCAAATGACTCAGCTCACGACGCTCGACGCTTACGACAACAACCTCAACGGATCGCTCCCTCTGTCTCTAACCAAACTCAATCAACTCGATTACTTAGACCTCGGAGGAAACTACTTCAACGGTGAGATCCCTAGAAGCTACGGAGGTTTCTTGCGTCTCACGTTACTTTCCTTATATGGAAATGACTTAACCGGGAGGATCCCTAGCGAGTTAGGCAACATCACAACTCTTCAGAAGCTGTACTTAGGCTACTACAACGACTTCCACGGCGGGATACCATCAGATTTGGGGAGATTGATTAATCTCGTCCACTTGGATTTAGCTAACTGCAGCTTGAAAGGATCGATCCCTGGAGAGTTAGGGAATCTCAAGAACTTGGAGATTCTGTATCTTCAGACCAATGCACTTACAGGTTCTGTTCCTAGAGAGTTAGGGAACATGACAAGCCTCAAGACTTTAGATCTCTCCAACAACTTTCTAGAAGGAGAGATTCCTCTTGAGCTATCTGGACTTCAAAGGCTTCAGCTGTTTAACCTCTTCTTCAACAGACTACACGGCGAGATTCCTGAGTTTGTATCTCACCTTCCTGATCTTGAAGTTCTCAAGCTTTGGCACAACAACTTCACCGGAAAGATTCCTGTGAATCTTGGCACAAACGGGAAGTTGATCGAGATCGATTTGTCTACTAATAAACTCACAGGCTTGATCCCTGAATCACTCTGCTTCGGAAGAAACCTAAAGATTCTCATTCTCTTCAACAACTTCTTGTTCGGTCCTCTCCCTGAAGATCTTGGCCAATGTGAGACGCTTTGGAGATTCCGTCTAGGTCAGAACTTTCTGACAGGTAAACTGCCAAAGGGTTTGATCTATTTACCTAATGTATCGCTTCTCGAGCTTCAAAACAACTTCTTGACCGGAGAAGTGCCAGAGGAAGAGGAGGGAAGTGTAGGGTTATCAAGTCTCACTCAGATCAATCTGTCAAACAATCGGTTAACCGGACCGATCCCTAGCTCAATCAGAAACCTCAGAAGCCTTCAGATTCTTCTTCTTGGCTCGAACCGGTTCACGGGACAGATCCCTGGTGAGATAGGAAGCTTGAAGGGTCTTCTCAAGATTGACATGAGCAGAAATAACTTCTCTGGCAAGTTACCTCAAGAGATTGGTGATTGTCAGTCATTGACCTACTTGGATTTGAGTCATAACCAGCTCTCAGGTCAGATTCCGGTTCAGATTTCGCAGGTTCGGATTCTAAACTATCTGAATGTTTCTTGGAATTCATTAAACCAAACCATCCCCGCGGAGCTAGGATACTTGAAGAGCTTGACATCAGCAGATTTCTCACACAACAACTTCTCTGGTTCAGTACCAACTTCAGGGCAATTCTATTACTTCAACAACACGTCATTCCTCGGAAACCCTTTTCTCTGCGGATACTCTTCAAACCCTTGCAACGGTTCTCAAAACCAATCTCAATCTCAGCTTCTTAACCAGAAAAATTCAAATTCCCATGGCGAAAACTCCGCGAAATTCAAGCTGTTGTTAGGGTTAGGTTTACTAGGGTTCTTCTTGGTGTTCATCGTTTTAGCTGTGGTCAAGAACTGGAGAATGAGAAGGAATAGCTCGAATCTATGGAAGCTCATCGGGTTTCAACAGCTTGGTTTCAGAAGCGAGCACATTGTGGAATGCGTTAAAGAGAACAATGTGATCGGTAAAGGCGGTGCAGGGATTGTCTACAAAGGCTTAATGCCAAACGGTGAAGAAGTTGCGGTCAAGAAGCTCTTGTCCATAAGCAAAACATCGTCTCACGACAACGGTTTATCCGCAGAGATTCAGACGTTAGGTAGAATCAGACACAGGAACATAGTGAGATTGCTCGCTTTCTGTTCAAACAAAGACGTGAATCTCCTTGTTTACGAGTACATGCCTAATGGTAGTCTTGGGGAAGTCTTGCATGGGAAAGCTGGAGTGTTTTTGAAGTGGGAAACGCGGTTGCAAATAGCGTTGGAAGCGGCTAAGGGATTGTGTTATCTTCATCACGATTGCTCGCCGCTTATAATTCACCGCGATGTGAAATCAAACAACATCTTGTTGGGTCCTGATTTTGAAGCTCATGTCGCTGATTTTGGGCTGGCTAAGTTCATGTTGCAAGATAATGGAGCTTCAGAGTGTATGTCATCGGTCGCAGGCTCCTACGGCTACATCGCTCCAG AATACGCATATACACTGAGAATTGATGAGAAGAGCGATGTGTACAGCTTTGGAGTAGTACTATTGGAGCTAATAACGGGTCGAAAACCAGTAGATAAATTTGGAGAAGAAGGGATAGACATTGTGCAATGGTCAAAGATTCAGACAAACTGTAACAGACAAGGTGTGGTGAAGATCATTGACCAAAGATTGAGCAATGTGCCATTAGGAGAAGCCATGGAATTGTTCTTTGTGGCAATGCTATGTGTTCAAGAACATAGTGTTGAGAGACCGACCATGAGAGAGGTCGTCCAGATGATCTCTCAAGCTAAACAACCCAATACTTTCTAA